A window of the Radiobacillus deserti genome harbors these coding sequences:
- a CDS encoding ABC transporter permease translates to MIEFTKIELYKILKSRQYISILSALIIFIIIAMLIMFFNKDKSEVDLFTLIYNVFAFNSDIFFPTVSIAFFSSIITKEFQDRTMKLLIGAKFSRKDLILGKFIAGAITFSLIFFTVVLIAFTLALILPIQSLTYLSYDQIGILNIFGRTILITLCTIIYLISYGGLSFLLALLIRNQAITMLCSIGLLIFYLLIPVPGWLTDYIFIGKGAVFYTAMSFLHLPYLEIIKTVLVCLLFLFVFLIISISYMRNLELKEGV, encoded by the coding sequence ATGATAGAATTTACAAAGATTGAGTTATATAAGATTTTAAAGTCCAGACAATATATTTCTATTCTATCCGCTCTTATCATTTTTATTATTATTGCCATGTTAATCATGTTCTTTAATAAAGATAAAAGTGAGGTGGATCTTTTCACTCTCATATATAACGTCTTCGCCTTTAATTCTGATATATTCTTTCCCACCGTATCGATTGCCTTCTTTAGTTCTATTATTACAAAGGAATTTCAGGATAGAACGATGAAACTTTTAATTGGGGCAAAATTTAGCAGAAAAGATCTGATCCTAGGGAAATTTATAGCAGGGGCAATTACCTTTTCTTTAATCTTTTTTACCGTTGTGTTAATTGCGTTTACTCTTGCATTAATCCTGCCAATCCAATCATTAACTTATTTGTCTTATGACCAAATTGGTATACTCAATATATTTGGTCGTACGATATTAATTACACTGTGTACAATTATTTATCTTATATCATACGGAGGCCTATCATTCCTCCTGGCATTGCTAATACGGAATCAAGCAATTACCATGTTATGTTCAATAGGGTTACTCATATTCTATTTATTAATTCCGGTTCCGGGGTGGTTAACAGATTATATATTCATTGGTAAGGGAGCGGTATTCTATACAGCAATGTCGTTCTTACATCTTCCTTATTTAGAAATCATTAAAACAGTTTTAGTTTGTTTACTATTTCTTTTTGTATTTCTTATTATTAGTATCAGCTATATGCGTAATTTGGAGTTAAAGGAAGGAGTTTAA
- a CDS encoding tetratricopeptide repeat protein: MGKKSITATILIFLFIIGGIVTINLLDNSTSQAESDNSERDIKKIEKYLEDNEDDTSAILELGVRYFREGKFEQSIEQYNRVIDIEPENPLAWHRLANSYVYMGEYEKAYSARKKVVEYDPNAASYMYLSTLDVLYDSSTALTNSKKALDLARKNPDQEDVKSYEKWVNSLTKFNEQQASGDIGNSYLTLIKSDKTFEKPLLLEFVKTALEDPSTNDGLIKKELETLTQKIKAFEGNLISYSMLN, encoded by the coding sequence ATGGGTAAAAAAAGTATTACTGCTACGATCCTAATTTTTTTATTCATCATTGGGGGGATAGTTACGATAAACCTACTTGATAATTCTACAAGTCAAGCAGAAAGTGATAATTCTGAAAGAGATATAAAAAAAATAGAAAAATATCTAGAAGATAATGAAGACGATACTTCAGCAATCTTAGAATTAGGAGTTAGATATTTTAGAGAAGGAAAGTTCGAACAATCCATTGAGCAGTATAATAGAGTGATTGATATAGAACCTGAGAATCCGCTCGCTTGGCATCGACTAGCTAATTCGTATGTTTATATGGGAGAGTATGAAAAAGCCTATTCTGCAAGAAAAAAAGTTGTAGAATACGATCCAAATGCTGCATCATATATGTATCTTTCTACATTAGATGTTCTGTATGATTCTTCTACAGCTTTAACAAATTCTAAGAAAGCACTAGATTTAGCAAGAAAAAATCCAGACCAAGAGGATGTAAAATCATATGAAAAATGGGTTAATTCTTTAACCAAGTTTAATGAGCAACAAGCGAGCGGTGATATCGGTAATAGCTATTTAACACTTATTAAAAGTGACAAAACCTTTGAAAAACCTCTTCTTTTGGAATTTGTAAAAACAGCACTCGAAGATCCATCAACTAATGATGGATTAATTAAAAAGGAGTTAGAAACTTTAACTCAAAAAATTAAAGCTTTCGAGGGAAATTTAATTAGTTATTCAATGTTGAACTAG
- a CDS encoding S41 family peptidase, with protein sequence MKRAEVVGERTGGGANLGNYHQVTKHIKLFIPSGRPVSPFTNDNWDGTGVEPDIEVKAEQAYQMVYEKALKTIAEKYEGKVSYEFLIEEIKQELKRFG encoded by the coding sequence TTGAAAAGAGCAGAGGTCGTTGGTGAAAGGACGGGTGGTGGTGCTAATTTAGGGAATTATCACCAAGTGACAAAGCATATTAAATTATTTATTCCTAGTGGAAGGCCCGTAAGTCCATTCACCAATGACAATTGGGATGGTACTGGAGTGGAGCCAGATATAGAAGTAAAGGCTGAACAGGCCTATCAAATGGTTTACGAAAAGGCATTGAAAACTATAGCCGAAAAGTATGAAGGGAAAGTAAGCTATGAGTTTTTGATAGAGGAGATTAAACAAGAGTTGAAGCGTTTTGGCTAA
- a CDS encoding S41 family peptidase has product MDEQKLLNKGEILEFYNKSIGLLERNYLFPEVAKQICDRLRVQSERLEFQNGISMSEFKKVVEQELQSVNNDKHLHIFYEEENLDDNSDEMINQYKIIAEKNNFGFHRVERLPGNIGYLDLRVFYENDIASETAASAMNTLAHTDALIIDLRRNIGGSPYMVAFLASYFVSEPTHIETFYRREEDRESQIWALPHVPGKLYGDKPVYILTSKKPFLQVSYLVTLSNI; this is encoded by the coding sequence ATGGATGAACAAAAGCTCCTAAACAAAGGTGAAATTCTAGAATTCTATAATAAAAGTATCGGTTTATTAGAAAGAAATTATTTGTTTCCTGAGGTAGCTAAGCAGATTTGTGATAGGTTAAGGGTGCAAAGCGAAAGATTAGAATTCCAAAATGGTATTAGTATGTCAGAATTTAAAAAAGTGGTGGAACAAGAGCTACAAAGCGTGAACAATGATAAGCACCTACATATTTTTTATGAAGAAGAAAACCTAGACGACAACTCGGATGAGATGATAAATCAGTACAAAATAATAGCTGAAAAAAATAATTTCGGTTTTCACCGCGTAGAACGTCTGCCAGGTAATATTGGGTACCTTGATTTAAGGGTGTTTTATGAGAATGACATTGCCTCTGAAACAGCAGCGAGCGCAATGAATACATTAGCGCACACAGATGCCCTCATTATTGACCTAAGGAGAAACATTGGTGGGAGTCCTTATATGGTAGCATTCCTTGCAAGTTATTTTGTGAGTGAGCCAACACATATTGAAACATTTTACCGAAGAGAGGAAGATAGGGAATCACAGATTTGGGCGCTTCCCCACGTTCCGGGTAAACTGTATGGCGATAAACCTGTTTATATTCTTACCAGTAAAAAACCTTTTCTGCAGGTGAGTTATTTAGTTACGCTCTCAAATATTTGA
- a CDS encoding sulfurtransferase, producing the protein MNYAVNKEWLKAQLDNEQVRIVDCRYELGNPSKGESLYQEIHIPGAVYFDLEKQLPVSEHGGRHPLPDLDQFKLEIEKAGIDNTKTVVAYDSREGQFASRFWWLLTFLGHDSVYVLNEGFRGWQEAGYATTEVVPEYESATFEVNIQEHLLASYEEVKAVVEQKKNSPILVDSRDEQRYLGELEPMDKVAGRIPGSINKFWAEGFERGSFKTSEEQKKRFDDLDVDEPIIVYCGSGVTATPNYIALKMAGYKNVKLYAGSYSDWVSYEENPVDKGDPSTNEE; encoded by the coding sequence TTGAATTATGCTGTTAATAAGGAATGGCTCAAGGCTCAATTAGATAACGAACAAGTCAGGATTGTAGATTGCAGGTACGAGTTAGGAAATCCTTCTAAAGGGGAGTCCCTTTATCAAGAAATCCACATTCCCGGCGCTGTCTATTTTGATTTAGAAAAACAGTTACCTGTTTCCGAGCATGGTGGTAGGCATCCGCTACCAGATTTGGATCAGTTTAAATTGGAAATAGAAAAAGCGGGTATAGATAATACAAAAACAGTTGTGGCCTACGACAGTCGGGAGGGACAATTCGCGTCCCGGTTTTGGTGGCTGCTTACTTTCTTAGGTCATGATAGCGTTTATGTATTAAATGAAGGCTTCCGAGGGTGGCAGGAAGCGGGCTATGCGACGACGGAGGTTGTACCTGAATATGAATCAGCTACATTTGAAGTGAATATTCAAGAACATTTGCTTGCTTCTTATGAGGAAGTAAAAGCAGTTGTAGAACAGAAGAAAAATTCACCCATATTAGTGGATTCAAGAGATGAACAACGCTACTTAGGGGAACTAGAGCCAATGGATAAAGTAGCAGGACGTATTCCGGGTTCTATTAACAAATTTTGGGCAGAAGGATTCGAACGGGGTTCGTTTAAAACGAGTGAAGAGCAGAAGAAAAGATTTGATGATTTAGACGTTGATGAACCTATTATTGTATATTGTGGATCAGGAGTGACAGCTACGCCGAATTATATTGCTTTAAAAATGGCAGGCTATAAAAATGTAAAGCTCTATGCAGGAAGTTATAGTGATTGGGTATCCTATGAGGAGAATCCAGTGGATAAAGGGGATCCTTCCACGAATGAAGAATGA
- a CDS encoding P-loop NTPase fold protein, producing the protein MYITETILHYIALPKTSYAIQINGAWGTGKTHYIKNELKHALENDNDSNTEDGFNLCYVSLSGFSSVDQIGEAVFLEIANAKNKLAVQGLKFLGKYGSGIAGLFGNFDQTIANASEDIINKIKDDSNDNFTQIVICFDDLERIDDSLSIKQVFGYINTNYIEHNHVKVIFVSNDEEIVDKKNYKLIREKVIGKTLNFIQPESNVIEDIIINTYKEQENFISYFDIEKENIIKAISLIFDKFNLRTLRFVIDSLVILQKELYRFCNDNEQRIEILNTLFLNVLIVGNEYKNGDIDAVDQLSFVHGLDHFFYFPINDEAEDKYPQRFLKRYHRVSDYIDSYIHYFPSVSNFIINGFLNAKEFKHEINSLIDRRRNEELKSKGKGSPIEILNNFQMFDDRDIEQAQEEVLERVKGGQFPAPDYPRLYNLFLIFRNKDLILTDKFELHDSFKSGFIIALDQWKPTQTLDFWDINIQHTDEVCSHMIESLKDREKQINYQDRKIKMKDWLDAIIQDSVQKDMYNEIEFEKDFFQILIELEITENYFRRSNIFVVEITRFLHHKYLRVTNSYEFHSHEIPYIEQLIKVIDEYITVCKEGKIKLYNLSQFKKQLEKVKGHIKKPD; encoded by the coding sequence ATGTATATCACTGAAACAATTCTTCATTATATAGCATTACCTAAAACAAGTTACGCTATTCAAATTAACGGTGCATGGGGGACGGGCAAAACACACTATATTAAAAATGAGTTAAAACATGCGTTAGAAAATGATAATGATAGTAACACTGAGGATGGATTTAATCTTTGTTATGTCTCACTGAGTGGTTTTTCCTCGGTTGATCAAATCGGTGAAGCTGTTTTTCTTGAAATTGCTAATGCGAAAAACAAATTAGCAGTTCAAGGTTTAAAATTTTTAGGAAAGTATGGAAGCGGAATCGCAGGACTTTTTGGCAACTTTGATCAAACAATTGCTAATGCATCTGAAGATATCATTAACAAAATAAAAGATGATAGTAATGATAATTTTACGCAAATTGTAATATGTTTTGATGATTTAGAGAGAATTGATGATTCGCTATCAATTAAACAGGTATTTGGATATATTAATACGAACTATATTGAACACAATCATGTTAAAGTGATTTTTGTTTCAAATGATGAAGAGATAGTTGATAAGAAAAATTATAAATTGATTCGAGAAAAAGTAATAGGTAAAACGTTAAATTTTATTCAACCTGAATCAAATGTTATAGAGGATATAATAATTAATACATATAAAGAACAAGAAAATTTTATTAGCTATTTTGATATTGAAAAAGAAAATATAATTAAAGCTATCTCTCTAATATTTGATAAGTTTAATTTACGCACTTTACGTTTTGTAATAGATTCACTTGTAATCTTACAAAAAGAATTATATAGATTTTGCAATGATAACGAGCAAAGAATTGAAATACTGAATACATTATTTTTGAATGTTCTTATTGTTGGAAATGAATATAAGAATGGAGATATTGATGCTGTAGATCAATTATCATTTGTACACGGTTTGGATCATTTCTTTTATTTCCCCATAAATGATGAAGCTGAAGACAAATACCCTCAGAGATTCTTAAAAAGATACCACAGAGTAAGTGACTATATCGATAGTTATATCCATTATTTTCCTTCTGTTAGTAATTTTATAATCAATGGATTTTTAAATGCGAAGGAATTTAAACATGAGATTAATTCTTTGATTGATAGAAGAAGGAATGAAGAATTAAAAAGTAAAGGAAAAGGGAGTCCGATAGAAATACTTAATAATTTCCAAATGTTTGACGATCGAGATATAGAACAAGCACAGGAAGAAGTTTTAGAGAGAGTTAAAGGAGGCCAATTTCCTGCACCAGATTATCCAAGATTATATAATTTGTTTTTAATTTTTAGAAATAAAGACCTTATTCTCACTGATAAATTTGAATTACACGATTCATTCAAATCTGGGTTTATCATTGCACTTGATCAATGGAAACCTACTCAAACATTGGACTTTTGGGATATAAATATTCAACATACTGATGAAGTGTGTTCGCACATGATTGAAAGTTTGAAGGATAGAGAAAAACAAATTAATTACCAAGATAGAAAAATTAAAATGAAAGATTGGTTGGATGCAATAATTCAGGATTCAGTTCAAAAAGATATGTATAACGAAATTGAGTTTGAGAAAGACTTCTTTCAAATTTTAATTGAACTTGAAATAACAGAGAATTATTTTCGTAGGTCAAATATTTTTGTCGTAGAAATAACTCGATTTCTGCACCATAAATATTTGCGAGTAACTAACTCTTATGAATTTCACTCACATGAGATACCATACATCGAACAATTAATAAAAGTTATAGATGAATATATTACGGTTTGTAAAGAAGGAAAAATAAAATTGTATAATTTAAGTCAATTCAAGAAACAACTTGAAAAAGTCAAAGGACATATAAAGAAGCCCGACTGA
- a CDS encoding ATP-dependent nuclease, whose product MVIKKVEINHYKSIANMRFEYFKDGLNVFIGKNNSGKSNILEAINVIFNHDNIESQEISKFLSYQVDDNGTAPEMKINFHDDESKWIDVNFDVKQNFMKNLSRGNTKFNRDHLPRFIYLSNSNNIEVMVDSIMNIIPSDEVRYSKFLSNVNYFIGNIFNSTYKVYIDNRKTDNPEIRIIDEFNDEDTIYNKSSGTQFATLMSMLLSAGLNESHDKGFIVAIDEPETSLHIGSQKKLFKLLKEISKTHQVIIATHSVVFIDKANDENVYLVERDNIGRTTFNLKKHKNENWKSLREIIGMTISDSLLLGDLNIVVEGRTEQLIFPTMIEILKKEGKIKLDRSRYNFISAESSSKVEPFLSILKDKIELPMCVFLDNDKPGRDAEKRIRKKAKYDNDLIVIPVVENYESSEIEDMFEETFLFECINEYCENQVKNYKYLEIEELRKIRSNQKFNEFKDSLELELSNSYSLDESFEFNKMLFAIIIKNKLEESSQFPVMTDKFREIDKHFHKLTI is encoded by the coding sequence ATGGTGATTAAGAAGGTTGAAATTAACCATTACAAATCGATTGCAAATATGAGATTTGAATATTTCAAAGATGGATTAAACGTGTTTATAGGAAAGAACAACTCTGGTAAAAGTAATATATTAGAAGCTATAAACGTAATTTTCAATCATGATAATATTGAATCCCAAGAAATTTCAAAATTCCTTTCTTATCAAGTTGATGATAATGGAACTGCCCCCGAAATGAAAATTAATTTCCACGATGATGAAAGTAAGTGGATTGATGTAAACTTTGATGTTAAACAAAACTTTATGAAAAATCTTAGTCGTGGAAACACAAAATTCAATAGAGATCATCTACCACGATTTATTTATTTATCCAATTCAAATAATATTGAAGTGATGGTTGATTCGATAATGAATATCATTCCATCTGATGAAGTTCGGTATTCCAAGTTTTTAAGTAATGTCAACTATTTCATTGGAAATATTTTCAATTCTACTTATAAGGTTTATATTGATAATCGAAAAACTGATAATCCAGAAATAAGAATTATTGATGAATTCAATGATGAGGATACAATTTATAACAAAAGCTCAGGAACACAATTCGCAACATTGATGTCTATGTTGTTAAGTGCGGGGCTAAATGAATCACATGATAAAGGTTTTATTGTTGCGATTGATGAACCTGAAACAAGTTTACACATAGGTTCTCAGAAAAAATTGTTTAAGTTATTAAAAGAAATTTCAAAAACACATCAGGTTATTATTGCAACCCATTCTGTGGTTTTTATCGACAAGGCAAATGATGAAAATGTTTATTTGGTTGAGCGAGACAATATAGGAAGAACTACTTTTAATTTAAAGAAACATAAAAATGAAAATTGGAAGTCTTTAAGAGAAATTATTGGTATGACAATATCTGATAGTCTATTACTTGGAGATCTCAATATCGTAGTAGAAGGTAGAACAGAACAATTAATATTTCCAACTATGATAGAGATTTTAAAAAAGGAAGGGAAAATAAAATTAGATAGATCAAGATACAATTTTATTTCTGCGGAAAGTTCATCAAAAGTTGAACCATTTTTGTCAATTTTAAAGGATAAAATTGAACTCCCAATGTGTGTGTTTTTGGATAACGATAAGCCAGGAAGGGATGCTGAAAAAAGGATAAGGAAAAAGGCCAAATATGACAACGATCTAATTGTAATACCTGTAGTGGAAAATTACGAAAGTTCCGAGATAGAAGATATGTTTGAAGAAACATTTTTATTCGAATGTATAAATGAATATTGCGAAAATCAAGTTAAAAATTATAAATATTTGGAGATCGAAGAACTTAGGAAAATAAGGAGTAATCAAAAATTTAATGAGTTTAAAGATAGTTTAGAACTTGAATTATCTAATTCCTATTCACTTGATGAATCTTTTGAATTTAACAAGATGTTATTTGCAATAATAATAAAAAATAAATTAGAAGAGTCAAGCCAGTTTCCAGTTATGACAGATAAGTTTCGTGAAATAGATAAACATTTTCATAAATTAACTATCTGA